A region of Pyxidicoccus parkwaysis DNA encodes the following proteins:
- a CDS encoding alpha/beta fold hydrolase has translation MAEIRHRTVETNGIHLHLAEAGEGPLVLLLHGWPESWYSWRHQLRALAAAGYHAVAPDVRGYGQSDKPGAIEAYSMKHLLADCVGLLDVLGEKTAVVVGHDWGATMAWTCAAFHPDRFRAVVGMSVPYLGRPPMPPTQLFQRMFGEQWFYILYFQQPGVAEAELEADIPRTMRTLLAGVAGFDTTNDVVRARKKGDGFLTGLAAPRTLPDWLTEEDLAYVVKELQGSGFRGGLNRYRNMDRDWEELPELATTRIEQPALFLIGEKDPGRAMAPVDLMKPLVPRLEEVCVIPGAGHWVQQERAAEVNATLLAFLEKLPR, from the coding sequence ATGGCTGAAATCAGACACCGCACCGTCGAGACGAACGGCATCCACCTCCACCTCGCCGAGGCCGGTGAAGGCCCGCTGGTGCTGCTCCTCCATGGCTGGCCCGAGTCCTGGTACTCGTGGCGCCACCAGCTCCGCGCGCTCGCGGCGGCCGGCTACCACGCCGTCGCGCCAGACGTGCGCGGCTATGGCCAGAGCGACAAGCCGGGGGCCATCGAGGCGTACAGCATGAAGCACCTGCTCGCCGACTGCGTCGGCCTGCTGGACGTGCTCGGAGAGAAGACGGCTGTCGTCGTCGGTCACGACTGGGGCGCGACGATGGCGTGGACCTGCGCCGCGTTCCATCCGGACCGCTTCCGCGCCGTCGTCGGCATGAGCGTCCCGTACCTCGGCCGCCCGCCCATGCCGCCGACGCAGCTCTTCCAGCGCATGTTCGGGGAGCAGTGGTTCTACATCCTGTACTTCCAGCAGCCGGGCGTCGCGGAGGCGGAGCTCGAAGCGGACATTCCGAGGACGATGCGCACCCTGCTCGCGGGCGTCGCCGGTTTCGACACGACGAACGACGTCGTGCGGGCGCGGAAGAAGGGCGACGGATTCCTCACAGGGCTCGCCGCGCCACGCACGCTTCCGGACTGGCTCACGGAGGAGGACCTCGCGTACGTCGTGAAGGAGCTCCAGGGAAGTGGCTTCCGGGGCGGGCTCAACCGCTACCGCAACATGGACCGCGACTGGGAGGAACTGCCCGAGCTCGCGACGACTCGCATCGAGCAGCCCGCCCTCTTCCTCATCGGGGAGAAGGACCCGGGGCGCGCCATGGCGCCGGTGGACCTGATGAAGCCGCTGGTGCCCCGGCTCGAGGAGGTGTGCGTCATCCCGGGCGCGGGCCATTGGGTCCAGCAGGAGCGCGCAGCGGAGGTCAACGCGACGCTGCTGGCGTTCCTGGAGAAGCTGCCCCGCTGA
- a CDS encoding Rrf2 family transcriptional regulator: MRRDSRLSVALHVLLHMEEMGPVVTSEAIGKLMKANPVVVRRTMGGLREAGIMRSEKGHGGGWSLARKLDSVTLADVYEALGTPVLFSIGHRNESPGCLVEQAVNGALGKVFDEAEALLMKQLRSITVADLGKTVQRNHARAAKKGPAAHG, translated from the coding sequence ATGAGACGGGACAGCCGGCTGTCGGTGGCGCTGCACGTGCTCCTCCACATGGAGGAGATGGGGCCGGTGGTGACTTCGGAGGCCATCGGGAAGTTGATGAAGGCGAATCCGGTGGTGGTGCGGCGGACGATGGGCGGCCTGCGCGAGGCAGGCATCATGCGCTCGGAGAAGGGGCACGGCGGGGGTTGGTCGCTCGCCCGCAAGCTCGACTCCGTGACGCTCGCGGACGTGTACGAGGCGCTCGGTACGCCCGTCCTGTTCAGCATCGGCCACCGGAACGAGAGCCCCGGGTGTCTCGTCGAGCAGGCGGTGAATGGCGCGCTCGGGAAGGTCTTCGATGAGGCCGAGGCGCTCCTGATGAAGCAGCTTCGGAGCATCACGGTGGCGGACCTCGGAAAGACTGTCCAACGCAACCACGCTCGTGCCGCGAAGAAGGGACCGGCTGCCCATGGCTGA
- a CDS encoding TrmB family transcriptional regulator: protein MDADEGLVALGFTEVEARVYCELLKGSPATGYRLAQALGKAPPSIYQALASLEHKGAVLVEEGEPRSFRPVPPDEVLAALQRGFETRRREASEALRKLHAPVQDDRIYHLKSTAQVMERARAMIAGAKEVVLFDLFPPPFAALTPALTEASARRVAIAGLVYDETPKVPFDCVRSSDADFVRERWPGAQLTLVADAREFLVALLTPDGTGVRQAIWSDSVYLSCLQHSGLSAEVRLNAPQSTRTRLSRSFSLIGSGPPGLRHLVGQPPSSSKRGNTE from the coding sequence ATGGACGCGGACGAAGGGCTCGTGGCCCTCGGGTTCACCGAAGTCGAGGCGCGGGTGTACTGCGAGTTGCTGAAGGGCTCGCCCGCCACCGGGTACCGGCTCGCGCAGGCGCTGGGCAAGGCGCCTCCGAGCATCTACCAGGCGCTCGCCTCGCTGGAGCACAAGGGGGCGGTGCTCGTCGAGGAGGGCGAGCCCCGCTCCTTCCGGCCCGTGCCTCCGGATGAGGTCCTCGCGGCGCTCCAGCGCGGCTTCGAGACGCGCAGGCGCGAGGCCTCGGAGGCGCTGCGCAAGCTCCACGCTCCCGTGCAGGACGACCGCATCTACCACCTCAAGAGCACCGCCCAGGTGATGGAGCGCGCGCGGGCGATGATTGCCGGCGCGAAGGAGGTGGTGCTCTTCGACCTCTTCCCTCCCCCATTCGCGGCCCTCACCCCCGCGCTCACCGAGGCGAGCGCCCGGCGCGTGGCCATCGCCGGGCTCGTCTACGACGAGACACCGAAGGTGCCCTTCGACTGCGTGCGCTCGTCCGACGCGGACTTCGTGCGGGAGCGCTGGCCGGGCGCGCAGCTCACGCTCGTGGCCGATGCCCGCGAGTTCCTGGTGGCACTGCTCACCCCGGACGGCACCGGCGTCAGACAGGCCATCTGGAGCGACAGCGTCTACCTCTCCTGCCTGCAACACAGCGGCCTGTCCGCCGAGGTCCGGCTGAACGCGCCGCAGTCCACGCGCACACGGCTGTCGCGGTCCTTCTCGCTCATCGGCTCGGGCCCGCCCGGCCTGCGCCACCTCGTGGGCCAGCCTCCCTCTTCCTCCAAGCGCGGAAACACCGAATGA
- a CDS encoding aspartyl protease family protein: MRFLSLVLLALVLVPTASRADALQSLLERHLAWRGGDAFTRLESVHARGKSATSGLQGSMESWSHRDGRSRRDADYGVLRNSIAVTSEGGWKLNASGQVEDASPTDARDLRHRVALDFATALRGGAGAKLSSQPDEQRDGKTWKVVRVTFGDEDLYDLFLDDTSGALHGLRIREDNVIRFVRLGDWRQVQGVRMPFLEEELTDNTDSDTRTEVETLELNVPVPPAVFERPQDVRRASFVNGHDSTGFIPFEFFNENRVYIPAKVNGHETQVLLDSGAEMTVVDTAYARELGLKTQGQLAAVGSGGQAQAQLAGGVDISIGDLRLTGLTVAIIDLAEVARAIGHPLPVILGKEAFNQLVVDVDFPNRRVAFHEASSFKAPPRAVRLPLVESAGGQRAVQVSIEGRPAIPVLFDVGNAGALSLFPAYWQQAGLLTGRRSSKTLSGAVGGLRERDVATLKHIQLAGVTLKDVPTVFDDAGGSVSTSDRLLGNLGLAVLGRFRMVTDYATDTLMLVPDARALRQPFLKDRSGLIAIPSEGRLVVKLVAPGSPAAATGWQAGDEIVAIDGQKIGPDYAGTKLAQWRNRASGQTVVLTLKDGSERRLTLKDYY; this comes from the coding sequence ATGAGATTCCTCTCCCTGGTCCTGCTGGCCCTCGTGCTCGTCCCCACCGCTTCGCGGGCGGACGCGCTGCAATCCCTCCTCGAGCGGCACCTCGCCTGGCGTGGCGGGGACGCCTTCACGCGCCTGGAGAGCGTCCACGCCCGGGGCAAGAGCGCGACGAGCGGGCTGCAGGGCTCGATGGAGTCCTGGAGCCACCGGGACGGACGCTCGCGCAGGGACGCGGACTACGGGGTGCTGCGCAACTCCATCGCCGTCACCTCCGAGGGTGGCTGGAAGCTGAACGCCAGCGGACAGGTGGAGGATGCCTCGCCCACCGACGCTCGCGACTTGCGTCACCGGGTGGCGCTCGACTTCGCGACGGCGCTGCGCGGAGGGGCCGGCGCGAAGCTCTCGTCGCAGCCCGATGAGCAGCGCGACGGCAAGACGTGGAAGGTGGTGCGCGTCACCTTCGGTGACGAGGACCTCTATGACCTGTTCCTCGATGACACCAGCGGAGCCCTGCACGGCCTGCGCATCCGCGAGGACAACGTCATCCGCTTCGTGCGGCTGGGGGACTGGCGTCAGGTGCAGGGCGTGCGCATGCCCTTCCTGGAGGAGGAGCTCACCGACAACACGGACTCCGACACACGGACGGAGGTGGAGACGCTGGAGCTGAACGTGCCCGTGCCTCCCGCCGTCTTCGAGCGCCCCCAGGACGTCCGCCGCGCGAGCTTTGTGAATGGACACGACAGCACCGGCTTCATCCCCTTCGAGTTCTTCAACGAGAACCGCGTCTACATCCCCGCCAAGGTGAATGGCCACGAGACACAGGTGCTGTTGGACAGCGGCGCCGAGATGACGGTGGTCGACACGGCCTATGCGCGCGAGCTGGGGTTGAAGACGCAGGGGCAGCTCGCGGCGGTGGGCAGCGGCGGACAGGCGCAGGCCCAGCTCGCGGGCGGCGTGGACATCTCCATCGGGGACCTGCGGCTGACGGGGCTGACGGTCGCCATCATCGACCTCGCCGAGGTGGCCCGGGCGATTGGCCACCCGCTGCCCGTCATCCTGGGCAAGGAGGCCTTCAACCAGCTCGTGGTGGACGTGGACTTTCCCAACCGGCGCGTCGCCTTCCACGAGGCTTCGAGCTTCAAGGCTCCGCCGCGAGCGGTGCGCCTCCCCCTCGTCGAGTCCGCGGGAGGGCAGCGCGCGGTGCAGGTCTCCATCGAGGGCCGGCCCGCGATTCCGGTGCTGTTTGACGTAGGCAATGCCGGGGCGCTGTCGCTCTTCCCCGCGTACTGGCAGCAGGCGGGACTGCTCACGGGGCGGCGCAGCTCCAAGACGCTGTCCGGCGCGGTGGGCGGGCTGCGGGAGCGCGACGTGGCGACGCTGAAGCACATCCAGCTCGCGGGCGTCACCCTGAAGGACGTGCCCACGGTGTTCGACGACGCGGGTGGCAGCGTGTCCACCTCGGACCGCCTCCTCGGCAACCTGGGGCTGGCCGTGCTCGGGCGCTTCCGGATGGTGACGGACTATGCGACGGACACGCTGATGCTCGTGCCGGATGCTCGCGCGCTGCGACAGCCCTTCCTCAAGGACCGCTCGGGACTGATTGCCATTCCCTCGGAGGGACGGCTCGTGGTGAAGCTGGTGGCACCCGGCAGCCCTGCCGCCGCCACGGGCTGGCAGGCAGGTGACGAAATCGTCGCCATCGATGGACAGAAGATTGGACCCGACTACGCGGGCACGAAGCTCGCGCAATGGCGCAACCGCGCCTCGGGACAGACGGTGGTGCTCACCCTGAAGGACGGGAGCGAGCGCCGGCTCACGCTGAAGGACTATTACTGA
- a CDS encoding AraC family transcriptional regulator: protein MLKRPDLKALSSVDPFSDVFTAMRVRSALYCRMEATAPWGARFPGSPHAKFGLVTRGSCWLEVAGEPKPIPLRGGDCYVAAAHTAITVRDSLRTRPVDGESLIRTKVGDLLNVGGGGVPTHLITGLFEFDEWSSRPIIELLPRVLCVRGDEAQTGALGATLNLLALETATPTIGAPVVINRLAEILFVQAIRAHYASGRAGELGWLAALGNGPLGAALRAMHHAPAHPWTVGALASVAGMSRSAFALRFKEQVGETPLDYLTRWRMYKAGCLLREGEAGLAEIADTVGYESPGAFNRAFQRIYSQPPGEFRRHARQEAAAKAG, encoded by the coding sequence GTGCTCAAGCGTCCAGACCTGAAGGCGCTCTCGAGCGTGGACCCGTTCAGCGACGTGTTCACCGCGATGCGCGTCCGGAGCGCGCTGTACTGCCGGATGGAGGCGACGGCGCCGTGGGGCGCGAGGTTCCCCGGCTCGCCGCACGCGAAGTTCGGGCTGGTGACGCGCGGGAGCTGCTGGCTCGAGGTGGCGGGGGAGCCGAAGCCCATCCCCCTGCGGGGCGGTGACTGCTACGTCGCAGCGGCCCATACCGCCATCACAGTGCGGGACTCGCTCCGCACCCGTCCCGTGGACGGGGAGTCGCTCATCCGGACGAAGGTGGGGGACTTGCTGAACGTCGGAGGTGGCGGAGTGCCCACGCACCTCATCACCGGCCTGTTCGAGTTCGACGAGTGGAGCAGCCGGCCCATCATCGAATTGCTGCCGCGCGTCCTCTGCGTGCGGGGCGACGAGGCCCAGACGGGCGCGCTGGGCGCGACGCTCAACCTCCTGGCGCTGGAGACGGCGACGCCGACGATTGGCGCTCCGGTCGTCATCAACCGGCTGGCGGAAATCCTCTTCGTGCAGGCGATTCGGGCCCACTATGCGTCGGGCCGGGCGGGGGAGCTCGGGTGGCTGGCGGCGCTGGGGAATGGACCGCTCGGCGCCGCGCTGCGGGCGATGCACCACGCGCCCGCGCACCCGTGGACGGTGGGGGCGCTGGCCAGCGTCGCGGGGATGTCGCGCTCGGCCTTCGCGCTGCGCTTCAAGGAGCAGGTCGGTGAGACGCCGCTCGACTACCTGACGCGCTGGCGCATGTACAAGGCGGGGTGCCTGCTGCGCGAGGGCGAGGCCGGCCTCGCCGAAATCGCCGATACCGTCGGGTACGAGTCCCCCGGAGCCTTCAACCGGGCATTCCAGCGCATCTACTCGCAGCCCCCCGGCGAGTTCCGGCGGCACGCTCGCCAGGAGGCGGCGGCGAAGGCCGGGTAG
- a CDS encoding SDR family oxidoreductase yields the protein MILVIGANGTVGSLVVRQVVEAGQKVRVLVRDASKATKHGGEVEVVVGDLARPETLGPAFSGVEKVFLLSTGPERMEINAIDAARAAGVRHIIKFSSMGFGPERDALRIGNWHRAVEAHLAASGIAWTVLLAGGFSSNALGWAPTLKAQGMAFAATGDGKVAVVDPADLAAVAVAVLTRPGHEGRRYELTGPEALSFAEQVELIGKAVGRPLRFVDVPPAAARDALSQTGMPAPLVEGMLEVMARIKAGGAETVSRDVEQVLGRKPRTFAAWAEANAAVFR from the coding sequence ATGATTCTCGTCATCGGAGCGAATGGAACGGTTGGCAGCCTGGTGGTGCGGCAGGTGGTCGAGGCGGGCCAGAAGGTGCGCGTACTCGTGAGGGACGCGTCGAAGGCCACGAAGCACGGCGGGGAGGTGGAGGTCGTCGTCGGAGACCTCGCGCGGCCGGAGACGCTGGGGCCGGCATTCTCCGGAGTGGAGAAGGTCTTCCTGCTGTCGACGGGGCCGGAGCGGATGGAAATCAACGCCATCGACGCGGCGCGGGCCGCTGGCGTCCGGCACATCATCAAGTTCTCCTCCATGGGCTTCGGCCCGGAGCGGGATGCCCTGCGCATCGGCAACTGGCACCGCGCGGTGGAGGCGCATCTGGCGGCCTCCGGCATCGCCTGGACAGTGCTGCTCGCCGGTGGGTTCAGCAGCAACGCGCTTGGCTGGGCGCCCACCCTCAAGGCCCAGGGCATGGCATTCGCGGCGACGGGGGACGGCAAGGTCGCGGTGGTGGACCCGGCGGACCTCGCGGCCGTGGCGGTCGCCGTGCTCACCCGGCCCGGACACGAGGGCAGGCGGTACGAGCTGACGGGACCGGAGGCGCTGAGCTTCGCCGAGCAGGTGGAGCTCATCGGCAAGGCGGTGGGCCGGCCGCTGCGCTTCGTGGACGTGCCCCCGGCGGCGGCGCGCGACGCGCTGTCGCAGACGGGCATGCCGGCGCCGCTCGTCGAGGGAATGCTGGAGGTGATGGCGCGCATCAAGGCCGGCGGCGCGGAGACCGTGTCTCGCGACGTCGAGCAGGTGCTGGGACGCAAGCCGCGCACCTTCGCAGCCTGGGCGGAAGCGAACGCCGCCGTGTTCCGGTGA
- a CDS encoding alpha/beta fold hydrolase: MSLETTVAPNAATPMTWTRARFLRTLASGWLASVPIVLLVMLAVEAVPRTRGLAFFSQLRYAVVAPACVLVAVAAACAWHWLSERSRRPRLALATILLGLAGVLLLGMAWVGPAGLALAGLPAIVTVAVAAVWFVPRSVERPWRLRTGTVALVLLGVLEASGVVAALASERLGPPGPQGLAFDIPRTMFDVEHRFIDLPSGARVHYVDEGQGETLLFLHGNPSWSFQWRDLIHGLRGSYRCIALDYPGFGLSQAPEGFGFTPREESRVVEELVDRLGLRDVTLVMQDWGGPIGIALAERRPELVKRVILGSTWAWRTSTSEPRGKWSVIAGGPVGEFIQANFNGIATLALKDSIARELPADVADVYARPFRPLDRRGIAAFYPGQITAASDWFGELEAGLPAFKDKQALIFWALEDPGFPRTDLARWEQTFPNHKTVELAHTHHFFFEDTASEVIANIRAFMTSDVAPR, from the coding sequence ATGAGCCTTGAAACAACCGTTGCTCCCAACGCCGCGACGCCGATGACCTGGACGCGTGCGCGGTTCCTTCGCACGCTCGCCTCGGGTTGGCTGGCGTCCGTGCCCATCGTGTTGCTCGTGATGCTCGCCGTCGAGGCGGTACCTCGTACTCGCGGGCTCGCCTTCTTCTCCCAGCTCCGGTACGCAGTGGTGGCGCCCGCGTGCGTGCTCGTCGCGGTGGCTGCCGCGTGCGCCTGGCACTGGCTCTCGGAGCGCTCGCGCCGCCCGCGTCTGGCGTTGGCGACAATCCTCCTGGGGCTCGCCGGTGTTCTCCTCCTCGGAATGGCGTGGGTCGGACCTGCCGGCCTGGCCCTCGCGGGGCTCCCGGCTATCGTCACCGTGGCGGTGGCGGCGGTGTGGTTCGTCCCACGTTCCGTCGAGCGACCCTGGCGCCTCCGCACGGGCACGGTGGCGCTCGTGCTCCTCGGCGTGCTCGAAGCCTCGGGCGTGGTCGCCGCGCTCGCGAGCGAGCGCCTCGGGCCGCCCGGTCCCCAAGGGCTCGCCTTCGACATCCCCCGCACGATGTTCGACGTCGAGCACCGCTTCATCGACCTGCCGAGCGGCGCGCGCGTGCACTACGTGGACGAGGGCCAGGGCGAGACGCTGCTCTTCCTGCATGGCAACCCGTCCTGGTCCTTCCAGTGGAGGGATTTGATTCACGGGCTGCGCGGCTCCTACCGATGCATCGCCCTCGACTACCCGGGCTTCGGTCTGTCCCAGGCGCCGGAGGGGTTCGGCTTCACACCTCGGGAGGAGAGCCGCGTCGTCGAAGAGTTGGTGGACCGCCTCGGGCTTCGCGACGTGACGCTGGTCATGCAGGACTGGGGCGGCCCCATCGGCATCGCCCTCGCGGAGCGCCGTCCGGAGCTCGTGAAGCGAGTCATCCTGGGAAGCACCTGGGCCTGGAGGACGAGCACGAGCGAGCCGCGCGGCAAGTGGTCCGTCATCGCTGGTGGGCCCGTGGGCGAGTTCATCCAGGCCAACTTCAACGGGATTGCCACCCTCGCGCTGAAGGACAGCATCGCCCGCGAGCTCCCCGCCGACGTGGCCGACGTCTATGCGCGCCCGTTCCGGCCGCTCGACCGGAGAGGCATTGCCGCCTTCTACCCGGGGCAGATTACCGCCGCGAGCGATTGGTTCGGCGAGCTGGAGGCCGGCCTGCCCGCGTTCAAAGACAAACAGGCGCTCATCTTCTGGGCCCTCGAGGACCCGGGCTTTCCTCGCACCGACCTCGCCCGCTGGGAGCAGACCTTTCCCAATCACAAAACGGTCGAGCTCGCCCACACCCACCACTTCTTCTTCGAGGACACCGCGAGTGAAGTGATTGCAAACATCCGTGCGTTCATGACGTCAGACGTGGCTCCGCGCTAA
- a CDS encoding CPBP family intramembrane glutamic endopeptidase produces MDSQPQASSEAGSPAPNLHATAPVGSTPPRVWTVFVAYVALLTTVAVIGTLIFGVAMIVEASRKGIKNPEDFTPLIEQLKVTPWLHAAGVMTSSTTGLVMALLLAKLSPRPWRERLRLLPGASLHPVAWVAAVVACCALGQALESASILTGVWTWSATLKGLEATSKASPGTFALLMLFGTLVAGTAEELFFRGYVQSRLVERWGRTAGIACTATLFGIIHMDPIQSPLALAIGLYLGWLAEHTGSVRLPVLVHILNNAVSFLLSRFATPSSELPTSVHVALLIVCPLLVAGALVLLRRAVAAPVVAAATAVEG; encoded by the coding sequence ATGGATTCCCAGCCCCAGGCCTCCTCCGAAGCCGGTTCCCCTGCTCCCAACCTCCACGCCACGGCACCTGTCGGCTCCACGCCCCCGCGCGTGTGGACGGTCTTCGTCGCCTACGTGGCGCTGCTGACCACCGTCGCGGTGATTGGGACCCTCATCTTCGGGGTGGCGATGATCGTGGAAGCCTCACGCAAGGGCATCAAGAACCCGGAGGACTTCACTCCCCTCATCGAGCAGCTCAAGGTGACACCCTGGCTCCACGCGGCGGGGGTGATGACGTCGAGCACCACCGGACTCGTCATGGCGCTCCTGCTCGCGAAGCTGTCTCCCAGGCCCTGGCGCGAGCGGCTGCGCCTCCTGCCCGGCGCATCGCTGCATCCCGTCGCGTGGGTGGCCGCGGTGGTGGCCTGCTGCGCACTGGGGCAGGCCCTGGAGAGTGCATCCATCCTCACCGGCGTGTGGACCTGGTCCGCGACGCTGAAGGGACTGGAGGCCACGAGCAAGGCTTCTCCCGGGACGTTCGCCCTGCTGATGCTCTTCGGCACGCTGGTGGCGGGCACGGCCGAGGAGTTGTTCTTCCGCGGCTACGTGCAGAGCCGCCTCGTGGAGCGCTGGGGCCGCACGGCCGGCATCGCTTGCACGGCCACGCTCTTCGGCATCATCCACATGGACCCCATCCAATCGCCCTTGGCCCTGGCGATTGGCCTGTACCTGGGATGGCTCGCCGAGCACACCGGCAGCGTGCGTCTGCCGGTGCTCGTGCACATCCTCAACAACGCGGTGTCCTTCCTGCTCTCGCGCTTCGCGACGCCCTCCTCGGAGCTCCCCACCTCCGTGCACGTGGCGCTGCTCATCGTGTGCCCGCTGCTCGTGGCGGGCGCCCTCGTGCTGCTGCGCCGTGCTGTCGCGGCCCCGGTGGTGGCGGCCGCGACGGCAGTCGAAGGCTGA
- a CDS encoding delta-60 repeat domain-containing protein: MTPRDSGVPETDSGVIETDAGTGEPDSGVSIPAITLEGSGEVTLEFAPGAPVDFPVQVVRKEPFSADVTLSVVDLPPHVKAVPVTVPGTETAALLSFTVDEFAAYGRFPVKLVAVGGGEQAELALTVIVNHGQAALDSSFGNEGVVAPDLGQPAVRINNMAAQPDGKWVLVGSTGSTGLRDVLVARLLADGTPDPDFGTKGVVVTDVCGGDDYVDAVTVLSDGRILVAGGAVYGAGSCSGTKYQGALFIRYTAAGALDTTFGGTGVRAFQISAGVATLHAVTVDSQGRIVGAGTVKNTDLDLMVMRLTPTGEQDKSFSSDGLAWMDLGDDEDGMAVVTQSDDKVVVTGTSTASANLLALVRFNADGTKDSGFSYASGFSYPKVTPRTLHLLPDGKLLVGGKGVFNSGGATYAAVLARMTKSGALDTSFESQMGLRSYSAVTNTAKDTLAGTAILPGGEVVLATWSKDAADAPGVGLIHVSADGRTVLRAHRTDLSGDERPVCAALGVDGTLGVAGMRTASGQSSERPFMTRFWPY; this comes from the coding sequence GTGACGCCCCGAGATTCGGGTGTCCCCGAGACGGACTCGGGAGTCATCGAGACGGACGCGGGCACCGGGGAGCCGGACAGCGGAGTGTCGATTCCCGCAATCACGCTGGAGGGCAGCGGCGAGGTGACGCTCGAGTTCGCCCCGGGTGCCCCGGTGGATTTCCCCGTCCAGGTGGTCCGCAAGGAGCCCTTCTCCGCGGACGTCACGCTCTCCGTGGTGGACCTGCCGCCGCACGTGAAGGCCGTTCCCGTGACGGTGCCGGGAACGGAGACCGCGGCGCTGCTCAGCTTCACCGTGGATGAGTTCGCCGCGTATGGGCGCTTCCCCGTGAAGCTGGTGGCCGTGGGCGGTGGCGAGCAGGCCGAGCTCGCGCTGACGGTCATCGTCAATCACGGCCAGGCCGCGCTGGACTCGTCCTTCGGCAATGAGGGCGTGGTGGCGCCGGACCTGGGCCAGCCGGCCGTGCGCATCAACAACATGGCCGCGCAGCCGGACGGCAAGTGGGTGCTGGTGGGCTCCACCGGCTCCACCGGGCTCCGGGACGTGTTGGTGGCACGGCTGCTCGCGGATGGGACGCCGGACCCTGACTTCGGCACGAAGGGCGTCGTCGTCACCGACGTCTGCGGTGGGGATGACTACGTCGACGCCGTCACCGTCCTCTCGGACGGGAGGATTCTCGTGGCGGGCGGCGCCGTCTATGGCGCGGGCTCCTGCTCGGGCACGAAGTACCAGGGTGCGCTCTTCATCCGCTACACCGCCGCCGGAGCCCTGGACACCACCTTCGGCGGCACGGGCGTGCGCGCTTTCCAGATTTCCGCGGGCGTGGCCACCCTGCACGCCGTCACGGTGGACTCGCAGGGCCGCATCGTCGGCGCGGGCACCGTGAAGAACACCGACCTGGACCTGATGGTGATGCGCCTGACTCCCACGGGTGAGCAGGACAAGAGCTTCAGCAGTGACGGGCTGGCCTGGATGGACCTCGGCGATGACGAGGACGGAATGGCCGTCGTCACGCAGTCGGATGACAAGGTGGTGGTGACAGGCACCTCGACGGCCAGCGCGAACCTCCTGGCGCTCGTTCGCTTCAATGCCGATGGCACGAAGGACTCGGGCTTCTCGTACGCGTCAGGCTTCTCCTACCCGAAGGTGACCCCCCGTACCCTGCATCTGCTGCCGGACGGCAAGCTGCTCGTGGGCGGCAAGGGCGTGTTCAACTCGGGCGGCGCGACCTACGCGGCAGTCCTGGCCCGGATGACCAAGAGCGGAGCCCTGGACACGAGCTTCGAGTCGCAGATGGGCCTCCGCAGCTACTCGGCCGTGACGAACACGGCGAAGGACACGCTGGCGGGAACCGCCATCCTGCCTGGCGGCGAGGTGGTCCTCGCCACCTGGAGCAAGGACGCCGCGGATGCGCCCGGCGTGGGGCTCATCCACGTGTCGGCGGATGGGAGGACGGTGCTGCGCGCGCACCGCACCGACCTATCCGGAGATGAGCGGCCGGTGTGCGCGGCCCTTGGCGTGGACGGCACCCTCGGAGTGGCCGGCATGCGCACGGCGTCAGGGCAGTCCTCGGAGAGGCCCTTCATGACGCGCTTCTGGCCGTACTGA
- a CDS encoding VOC family protein: protein MKLNHLDLQVPDVQRTAQFFERYFDFEHTSNRASPAIAILSDRAGLVLVLQKLKNPEQAYPDGFHIGFFVDSEDQVMGLHARAKEDGLEVSDVIRNNRGTMVYCQLPGGILAEVNCRPHSG from the coding sequence ATGAAGCTGAATCACCTCGACCTGCAGGTCCCCGACGTCCAGCGCACCGCCCAGTTCTTCGAGCGCTACTTCGACTTCGAGCACACCTCGAATCGCGCCTCGCCGGCCATCGCCATCCTCTCGGACCGGGCAGGGCTCGTGCTGGTGTTGCAGAAGCTCAAGAACCCCGAGCAGGCGTACCCCGACGGCTTCCACATCGGCTTCTTCGTCGACAGCGAGGACCAGGTGATGGGGCTCCACGCTCGCGCGAAGGAAGACGGGCTGGAGGTCTCCGACGTCATCCGGAACAACCGCGGCACCATGGTGTATTGCCAGCTGCCGGGAGGCATCCTCGCCGAGGTCAATTGCAGACCTCACTCCGGGTGA